Proteins encoded in a region of the Streptomyces sp. NBC_00310 genome:
- a CDS encoding DUF779 domain-containing protein, protein MDVVPRVELTPAAADLVRRLRAAHGPLMFHQSGGCCDGSAPMCYPDGEFRTGDSDVLLAELTVDGVDEAVGFWMSRNQYEVWSHTRLIVDVVPGRGSGFSLEAPEGVRFLIRSRVVEAGRPPGR, encoded by the coding sequence ATGGATGTCGTCCCGCGCGTAGAACTGACCCCCGCGGCCGCCGATCTCGTCCGGCGGCTGCGGGCGGCCCACGGCCCGTTGATGTTCCACCAGTCGGGCGGCTGCTGCGACGGCAGCGCCCCCATGTGCTACCCGGACGGTGAGTTCCGAACGGGAGACTCGGACGTCCTCCTCGCGGAGCTGACCGTCGACGGGGTCGACGAAGCAGTCGGGTTCTGGATGTCCCGCAACCAGTACGAGGTGTGGAGTCACACCCGGCTGATCGTCGACGTCGTACCGGGCCGAGGCAGCGGTTTCTCGCTGGAGGCACCCGAAGGAGTGCGTTTTCTCATCCGTTCCCGCGTCGTCGAGGCCGGGCGACCGCCCGGCCGGTAG
- a CDS encoding alginate lyase family protein — MTAQISRRSTLKIAGIATGAAGLGFGTGLAATPASAAAEAFAHPGLLHTEADLARMASKVKAGAAPYTAGFAKLTANPHAQSSWTPRPAATVYRGGGSPQNYAALYKDIHAAYQNALRWHITGETAHADTAVRILNAWSGTLTSVQGSADRFLAAGLYGYQFANAAELVRDRDDFELDRFKTMLSEVFAPLSDDFLAKHNGAVVTNYWPNWDLANMACVLATGVFCDDKAQVARAVDYFKNGEGLGAVKKAIPVVHDDGLGEWLEAGRDQGHALLGVGLMGTFCEMAWNQGIDLYGYDDNRFLKGAQYVAKWSLGGAVAYTANTRAKGAINGWSGRETASDAAGVDPNMTRPIWAMIANHYTRRRRLDASYLTRIAAKAAPEGGGGDYGPNSGGYDQLGFGTLAFTRDRATAAEAGAAPSAATAASGSDTGSGATSKKGASSSSASAQGGRDEDLAATGTTDLPAWTAAGGVAALAGGLLLLRRRNRAVGRPES; from the coding sequence GTGACAGCACAGATCAGCCGTCGGAGCACGTTGAAGATCGCCGGTATCGCCACGGGCGCGGCGGGCCTGGGATTCGGCACGGGCCTGGCGGCGACGCCGGCCTCGGCGGCGGCCGAGGCCTTCGCGCACCCCGGTCTGCTCCACACCGAGGCCGACCTGGCCCGTATGGCGTCCAAGGTGAAGGCGGGCGCCGCGCCCTACACGGCGGGCTTCGCGAAGCTGACCGCCAACCCCCACGCGCAGAGCTCCTGGACACCCCGCCCCGCCGCCACGGTCTACCGGGGCGGGGGCTCCCCGCAGAACTACGCCGCGCTCTACAAGGACATCCACGCCGCCTACCAGAACGCCCTGCGCTGGCACATCACCGGCGAGACCGCGCACGCCGACACCGCCGTGCGGATCCTCAACGCCTGGTCGGGGACGCTGACCAGCGTGCAGGGCAGCGCCGACCGGTTCCTCGCAGCCGGCCTGTACGGCTACCAGTTCGCCAACGCCGCCGAACTCGTCCGCGACCGCGACGACTTCGAGCTGGACCGCTTCAAGACCATGCTGAGCGAGGTCTTCGCCCCGCTCAGCGACGACTTCCTGGCCAAGCACAACGGCGCCGTCGTCACGAACTACTGGCCCAACTGGGACCTCGCCAACATGGCGTGCGTCCTGGCCACCGGCGTCTTCTGCGACGACAAGGCCCAAGTCGCCCGCGCGGTCGACTACTTCAAGAACGGCGAGGGTCTCGGCGCCGTCAAGAAGGCCATCCCGGTCGTCCACGACGACGGCCTCGGCGAGTGGCTGGAGGCAGGCCGCGACCAGGGTCACGCACTGCTGGGCGTCGGCCTCATGGGCACGTTCTGCGAGATGGCCTGGAACCAGGGCATCGACCTGTACGGCTACGACGACAACCGCTTCCTCAAGGGCGCCCAGTACGTGGCCAAGTGGAGCCTGGGCGGCGCGGTGGCCTACACCGCCAACACCCGTGCGAAGGGCGCGATCAACGGCTGGTCCGGCAGGGAGACCGCGTCCGACGCGGCCGGCGTCGACCCGAACATGACCCGCCCGATCTGGGCGATGATCGCCAACCACTACACCAGGCGCCGGCGCCTCGACGCCTCCTACCTCACCCGCATCGCGGCCAAGGCGGCACCCGAGGGCGGTGGCGGCGACTACGGCCCCAACAGCGGCGGCTACGACCAGCTGGGCTTCGGCACCCTCGCCTTCACCCGCGACAGGGCGACGGCCGCCGAGGCGGGCGCGGCACCGTCGGCGGCCACGGCCGCGTCGGGCTCGGACACCGGCTCGGGAGCCACCTCGAAGAAGGGCGCGTCGTCCTCCTCCGCGAGCGCCCAGGGCGGCCGGGACGAGGACCTGGCCGCGACGGGCACCACCGACCTCCCGGCCTGGACCGCCGCCGGCGGAGTCGCGGCCCTCGCGGGCGGCCTCCTCCTGCTGCGCCGCCGCAACCGCGCCGTCGGTCGGCCCGAGAGCTGA
- a CDS encoding pectinesterase family protein — protein sequence MSENHGKARHRRRKTALVAGVPLALAAASAMAYGTVFGVFGEDAQPRAAAATASWAAESADGFASVNALGQNGTYGGRDGKTVTVKTLADLEKYATAAEPYVIVVAATITMNPVGKEIKVASDKTIVGSGTSGHIVGGGFFLGSGVHNVIIRNLTIRDSYQGTWNDKDHDFDAIQMDGAHHVWIDHNDLRHMADGLIDSRKDTTYVTVSWNRLSQNNKTFGIGWTTNTTADLTIHHNWFRETEQRNPSTDNVAHAHLYNNFLEDVSGTDITSSYGNYARGNTKMVLENSYFQGMRNPVTKDSTAALVQRGNVFSGTSGRNESGGTAFDPKTYYPYTLDKTADVPALLKSGTGPRSSIGTTATAKAAAATTLTVAKDGSGQYTSVQKAVDAVPANNASRVVISVKPGTYREVVKVPSNKPHVTIQGSGGSRKDTTIVYGNAAGMQKPDGSGTYGTPGSATMSIQSDDSQVRNLTVTNDFDEAANQSLSGHQAVALLTQADRIVLDGVIVDGDQDTLELETAAKDKVGRVYVTNSYVMGNVDFIFGRATVVVDKSIITLKKRWNGTSAGYVTAPSTAANHKGILINRTTVNGDVSAASFFLGRNWHPGGDTTVDPQTTVRNSTLSAAIKTTPWSDMGGFSWKDDRFAEYKNTGAGSGSASSNRPQLTDAQAADQEVADWLGGWTPGT from the coding sequence GTGAGCGAGAACCACGGCAAGGCCCGCCACCGCAGAAGGAAGACCGCCCTCGTGGCCGGTGTCCCCCTGGCCCTGGCCGCCGCCTCGGCCATGGCCTACGGCACGGTCTTCGGCGTGTTCGGCGAGGACGCCCAGCCCCGGGCCGCGGCCGCCACCGCGTCCTGGGCCGCCGAGTCCGCCGACGGCTTCGCCTCGGTCAACGCGCTCGGCCAGAACGGGACCTACGGCGGCCGGGACGGCAAGACGGTCACCGTGAAGACCCTCGCCGACCTGGAGAAGTACGCGACCGCCGCCGAGCCGTACGTCATCGTCGTGGCCGCGACGATCACCATGAACCCGGTGGGCAAGGAGATCAAGGTCGCCTCGGACAAGACGATCGTCGGCTCCGGGACCTCGGGGCACATCGTGGGCGGCGGCTTCTTCCTCGGCTCGGGCGTCCACAACGTCATCATCCGCAACCTGACGATCCGTGACTCCTACCAGGGCACCTGGAACGACAAGGACCACGACTTCGACGCGATCCAGATGGACGGGGCCCACCACGTCTGGATCGACCACAACGACCTGCGGCACATGGCGGACGGCCTGATCGACAGCCGCAAGGACACCACCTACGTCACGGTGTCCTGGAACAGGCTGAGCCAGAACAACAAGACCTTCGGCATCGGCTGGACCACCAACACCACCGCCGATCTGACGATCCACCACAACTGGTTCCGCGAGACCGAGCAGCGCAACCCGTCCACCGACAACGTCGCCCACGCGCACCTGTACAACAACTTCCTGGAGGACGTGTCCGGCACGGACATCACCTCCTCGTACGGCAACTACGCGCGCGGCAACACCAAGATGGTCCTGGAGAACAGCTACTTCCAGGGCATGAGGAACCCCGTCACCAAGGACTCCACGGCCGCCCTGGTCCAGCGCGGCAACGTCTTCTCCGGTACCTCCGGCCGCAACGAGAGCGGCGGCACGGCCTTCGACCCGAAGACGTACTACCCGTACACCCTCGACAAGACGGCCGACGTGCCCGCCCTCCTCAAGTCCGGTACGGGGCCGAGGAGTTCGATCGGTACGACGGCGACGGCCAAGGCCGCCGCGGCCACCACGCTCACCGTCGCCAAGGACGGCAGCGGTCAGTACACGAGCGTGCAGAAGGCCGTCGACGCGGTGCCCGCGAACAACGCCTCGCGCGTGGTGATCTCCGTCAAACCCGGCACGTACCGTGAGGTCGTCAAGGTTCCCTCCAACAAGCCGCACGTCACCATCCAGGGCTCGGGCGGCAGCCGCAAGGACACGACGATCGTGTACGGCAACGCGGCCGGGATGCAGAAGCCGGACGGCTCCGGCACCTACGGCACCCCGGGCAGCGCGACCATGTCCATCCAGTCCGACGACTCCCAGGTCCGCAACCTGACCGTCACCAACGACTTCGACGAGGCGGCGAACCAGTCCCTCTCCGGACACCAGGCGGTCGCGCTGCTGACGCAGGCCGACCGGATCGTCCTCGACGGGGTCATCGTCGACGGCGACCAGGACACCCTGGAGCTGGAGACGGCCGCCAAGGACAAGGTCGGCCGGGTCTACGTCACCAACTCCTACGTCATGGGCAACGTCGACTTCATCTTCGGCCGGGCGACCGTGGTGGTCGACAAGTCGATCATCACCCTGAAGAAGCGCTGGAACGGCACCTCCGCCGGATACGTCACCGCGCCCAGCACGGCCGCGAACCACAAGGGCATCCTGATCAACCGCACCACCGTCAACGGCGACGTCTCCGCCGCCAGCTTCTTCCTCGGCCGCAACTGGCACCCCGGCGGGGACACCACCGTCGACCCGCAGACCACGGTCCGCAACTCCACCCTCAGCGCCGCGATCAAGACCACACCCTGGTCCGACATGGGCGGTTTCTCCTGGAAGGACGACCGCTTCGCCGAGTACAAGAACACCGGCGCCGGATCGGGCAGCGCGAGCAGCAACCGTCCGCAGCTGACGGACGCCCAGGCCGCCGACCAGGAGGTCGCGGACTGGCTGGGCGGCTGGACACCGGGCACCTGA